One window of the Archangium primigenium genome contains the following:
- a CDS encoding aldo/keto reductase family protein, which produces MNFRFLGRSGLKVSEISYGNWLTHGSQVEEEAALACVRAALDEGITTFDTADVYAGTRAEAVLGRALHGQRREGLEILTKVYWPTGPGPNDRGLSRKHILESLHGSLRRLQTDYVDVYQAHRYDHETPLEETMQAFADVVRQGKALYIGVSEWTAAQLREGVRLARQLGFQLVSNQPQYSMLWRVIEAEVVPTSQELGVGQVVFSPIAQGVLTGKYKPGHKPPEGSRATDDKGGASFVKRYLGDEVLTRVQQLQPVAQEAGLSLAQLAVAWVLHNPNVSSAIIGASRPEQVKENVKASGVTLSPEVLRRIDEITGPIAERDPARTASPPQRP; this is translated from the coding sequence ATGAACTTTCGCTTCCTGGGCAGGAGTGGACTGAAGGTCAGTGAGATCTCCTACGGCAACTGGTTGACCCACGGGTCGCAGGTCGAGGAGGAGGCGGCGCTCGCGTGTGTGCGCGCCGCGCTGGACGAGGGCATCACCACCTTCGACACGGCGGACGTCTACGCCGGCACGCGCGCCGAGGCCGTGTTGGGCCGGGCGCTCCACGGCCAGCGCCGCGAGGGCCTGGAGATCCTCACCAAGGTGTACTGGCCCACGGGCCCCGGACCCAATGACCGGGGCCTGTCGCGCAAGCACATCCTCGAGTCCCTGCACGGCTCGCTGCGGCGCCTGCAGACGGACTACGTGGACGTGTACCAGGCGCACCGCTACGACCACGAGACGCCGCTGGAAGAGACGATGCAGGCCTTCGCCGACGTCGTCCGCCAGGGCAAGGCGCTCTACATCGGCGTGTCCGAGTGGACGGCGGCGCAGCTGCGCGAGGGCGTGCGCCTGGCCCGCCAGCTGGGCTTCCAGCTCGTGTCCAACCAGCCCCAGTACTCCATGCTGTGGCGGGTCATCGAGGCCGAGGTGGTGCCCACCTCCCAGGAGCTGGGCGTGGGGCAGGTGGTCTTCTCGCCCATCGCGCAGGGCGTGCTCACGGGCAAGTACAAGCCGGGCCACAAGCCGCCCGAGGGCAGCCGCGCCACGGACGACAAGGGCGGCGCCAGCTTCGTCAAGCGCTACCTGGGCGACGAGGTCCTCACGCGCGTGCAGCAGCTCCAGCCCGTGGCCCAGGAGGCCGGGCTGTCGCTGGCGCAGCTCGCCGTGGCGTGGGTGCTGCACAACCCCAACGTCTCCTCCGCCATCATCGGTGCCTCGCGGCCCGAGCAGGTGAAGGAGAACGTGAAGGCCTCGGGCGTGACGCTGAGCCCCGAGGTGCTGCGCCGCATCGACGAGATCACCGGCCCCATCGCCGAGCGGGACCCCGCCCGGACGGCGAGCCCGCCCCAGCGGCCGTGA
- a CDS encoding Tex family protein, producing the protein MHVYAIELSKELGLKPEQVDRTLALSAEGATVPFIARYRKEVTGGLDEVQIQAILDGAASRAELDERRETILRSIEGQGKLTPELAQALKRARTRTELEDLYLPYKPKRRTRAAIARERGLEPLADLLWKQEGTRGEDMNARVKAFINPDKDVADRDAALAGARDICAERVAEDAGLRRGARELCVNKGRLRSAVVAAKKGEATKFDNYADHEEDLSKAPSHRILALLRGETEEVLRLKLALPDDEVKGTLVTRVVTRPQSPFASELRAAVEDSWERLMGPSLEAELRHELKERADREAITVFGQNLRHLLLSAPAGGRAVLALDPGLRTGVKATMLDGTGKLVESATLYTERGANERATAARQCGALIQKHKPELIAVGNGTGSREAEGFVREVLKVLGAPVPVVSVSEQGASIYSASEVAREEFPDLDVSLRGAVSIGRRLQDPLAELVKIDPKSIGVGQYQHDVDQTQLKKKLGEVVDSCVNAVGVDVNTASPQLLEHVSGIGPTLAKKIVTHRAAKGRFTTRREILKVSGLGPKTYEQAAGFLRVHGAEPLDASAVHPERYGVVERMAKDLGVDVKQLVGNASLVRKIDPKRYLGPDLGDMTLQDILAELEKPSRDPRGDFTAPAYREDLQKLEDVKEGMVLQGVVTNVTAFGAFVDVGVHQDGLVHVSQLSTRFIKDPSEAVKVGDRLTVKVVSVDLVRKRLALSVRALTEGTPAPSGRPASAPAREVSSGPRGGGKPAPAKPAAKPSSEPFNNPFSKLKR; encoded by the coding sequence ATGCACGTCTACGCCATCGAGCTGTCGAAGGAGCTGGGCCTCAAGCCCGAGCAGGTGGATCGCACCCTGGCGCTGAGCGCCGAGGGAGCCACGGTCCCGTTCATCGCCCGCTACCGCAAGGAGGTCACGGGGGGCCTCGACGAGGTGCAGATCCAGGCCATCCTGGACGGCGCCGCCTCGCGCGCCGAGCTGGACGAGCGCCGGGAGACCATCCTGCGCTCCATCGAGGGGCAGGGGAAGCTCACCCCCGAGCTGGCCCAGGCGCTCAAGCGGGCGCGGACGCGCACGGAGCTGGAGGACCTGTACCTGCCCTACAAGCCCAAGCGCCGCACCCGGGCCGCCATCGCCCGGGAGCGGGGGCTGGAGCCGCTGGCGGACCTGCTCTGGAAGCAGGAGGGGACGCGGGGGGAGGACATGAATGCCCGGGTGAAGGCCTTCATCAACCCGGACAAGGATGTCGCGGATCGCGACGCGGCGCTCGCGGGCGCGCGGGACATCTGCGCCGAGCGCGTGGCGGAGGACGCGGGCCTGCGCCGCGGGGCGCGGGAGCTGTGCGTGAACAAGGGCCGGCTGCGCTCGGCCGTGGTGGCGGCCAAGAAGGGCGAGGCCACCAAGTTCGACAACTACGCGGACCACGAGGAGGACCTGTCCAAGGCGCCCTCGCACCGCATCCTCGCGCTCCTGCGCGGCGAGACGGAGGAGGTGCTGCGGCTCAAGCTCGCCCTGCCGGATGACGAGGTGAAGGGCACGCTGGTGACGCGCGTGGTGACCCGGCCCCAGTCGCCGTTCGCCTCCGAGCTGCGCGCCGCGGTGGAGGACTCGTGGGAGCGGCTCATGGGCCCGTCGCTGGAGGCCGAGCTGCGCCACGAGCTCAAGGAGCGCGCGGATCGCGAGGCCATCACCGTGTTTGGCCAGAACCTGCGCCACCTGCTCTTGTCCGCGCCCGCGGGCGGCCGGGCGGTGCTCGCGCTGGACCCCGGCCTGCGCACGGGCGTCAAGGCCACCATGCTGGATGGCACGGGCAAGCTCGTGGAGTCGGCCACGCTCTACACCGAGCGCGGCGCCAACGAGCGCGCCACCGCCGCCCGGCAGTGTGGCGCCCTCATCCAGAAGCACAAGCCCGAGCTCATCGCCGTGGGCAACGGCACGGGCAGCCGCGAGGCCGAGGGCTTCGTGCGCGAGGTGCTCAAGGTGCTGGGGGCCCCGGTGCCCGTGGTGTCCGTGAGCGAGCAGGGCGCCTCCATCTACTCGGCCTCCGAGGTGGCGCGCGAGGAGTTCCCCGACCTGGACGTGTCCCTGCGCGGCGCGGTGTCCATCGGCCGGCGGCTGCAGGATCCGCTCGCCGAGCTGGTGAAGATCGACCCCAAGAGCATCGGCGTGGGCCAGTACCAGCACGACGTGGACCAGACGCAGCTCAAGAAGAAGCTGGGCGAGGTGGTGGACTCGTGCGTCAACGCCGTGGGCGTGGACGTGAACACCGCGTCGCCGCAGCTGCTCGAGCACGTGTCCGGCATCGGGCCCACGCTGGCCAAGAAGATCGTCACCCACCGCGCCGCCAAGGGCCGCTTCACCACGCGCCGGGAGATCCTCAAGGTGAGCGGCCTGGGGCCCAAGACGTACGAGCAGGCGGCGGGCTTCCTGCGCGTGCATGGCGCCGAGCCCCTGGACGCGAGCGCCGTGCACCCCGAGCGCTACGGCGTCGTCGAGCGCATGGCGAAGGACCTGGGCGTGGACGTGAAGCAACTGGTGGGCAACGCCTCGCTCGTGCGGAAGATCGATCCCAAGCGCTACCTGGGACCGGACCTGGGCGACATGACGCTCCAGGACATCCTCGCCGAGCTGGAGAAGCCCAGCCGTGATCCGCGCGGCGACTTCACCGCGCCCGCCTACCGGGAGGACTTGCAGAAGCTGGAGGACGTGAAGGAGGGCATGGTGTTGCAGGGCGTGGTCACCAACGTCACCGCCTTCGGGGCCTTCGTGGACGTGGGCGTGCACCAGGACGGACTCGTCCATGTCTCCCAGCTGTCCACGCGCTTCATCAAGGACCCGTCCGAGGCCGTGAAGGTGGGGGACCGGCTCACCGTGAAGGTGGTGAGCGTGGACCTGGTGCGCAAACGGCTCGCGCTGTCCGTGCGCGCGCTCACCGAGGGCACGCCGGCCCCGTCCGGCCGTCCCGCGAGCGCGCCCGCACGGGAGGTCTCAAGTGGACCGCGGGGCGGGGGCAAGCCCGCGCCGGCCAAGCCCGCCGCCAAGCCGTCGTCCGAGCCGTTCAACAATCCCTTCAGCAAGCTCAAGCGCTGA
- a CDS encoding PH domain-containing protein produces the protein MGLFDKMMGNAEVSGKSAYQVERFLGDGEQVLAVFRFMRDEIVVTDRGLFAVDVQGITGAKKEYKYFPLKGIKYVSYESAGTFDLDADIKIGVDGHTQLVEHVMVSAPLSFKIPKAQAADGERFFKLIKAAVDGKPPPRAPTP, from the coding sequence ATGGGTCTCTTCGACAAGATGATGGGCAACGCGGAGGTCTCGGGGAAGTCGGCCTACCAGGTCGAGCGCTTCCTGGGAGACGGAGAGCAGGTGCTCGCCGTGTTCCGCTTCATGCGGGACGAGATCGTCGTCACCGATCGCGGGCTCTTCGCCGTCGACGTGCAGGGCATCACCGGCGCCAAGAAGGAGTACAAGTACTTCCCCCTCAAGGGCATCAAGTACGTCTCCTACGAGAGCGCGGGCACGTTCGACCTCGACGCGGACATCAAGATCGGCGTGGACGGCCACACCCAGCTCGTCGAGCACGTGATGGTGAGCGCCCCCCTGTCCTTCAAGATTCCCAAGGCCCAGGCGGCCGACGGCGAGCGCTTCTTCAAGCTCATCAAGGCGGCGGTCGATGGCAAGCCGCCCCCCCGCGCGCCCACTCCCTGA
- a CDS encoding Imm52 family immunity protein, which translates to MWRMPRSPIFFVGSSSGTTGGASTFAIPHPGSEGVMMTDDHYVGAYWGARRETAAECARRLSRFFQGLAQCDPTFTHWYSGGPGVPRGAPGHSVSTDERFLAALLEKSRSRTDRGKKVIEPLGFSRILWNAKRDASEIHLSCGGYSPGMMNFCLFNPIRQGPVRERLLTEPVMTGILTRMATAWEPDYAMVSSSEMVEATRKQEGEVRVGWLTYLSRRLGALPPLPAPVRIEPVGDLGWLLVLSSEPLSAGNPEHVAFTASIRERLDRAGLIALPPPA; encoded by the coding sequence ATGTGGCGGATGCCAAGGTCGCCGATTTTCTTCGTCGGCTCTTCCAGCGGTACGACTGGAGGAGCATCGACGTTCGCCATACCCCACCCAGGCAGTGAGGGCGTGATGATGACGGATGACCACTACGTGGGGGCTTATTGGGGAGCTCGTCGGGAAACAGCGGCGGAGTGCGCGCGGCGTCTGTCGCGCTTCTTCCAAGGGCTGGCGCAATGCGATCCGACTTTTACCCATTGGTACAGTGGCGGTCCCGGTGTTCCGCGCGGCGCGCCAGGCCATTCTGTCTCCACGGACGAGCGCTTCCTCGCGGCGCTGCTGGAGAAGAGCAGGAGCCGAACAGACAGGGGAAAGAAAGTCATTGAGCCACTGGGATTCAGTCGGATCCTCTGGAATGCGAAGCGGGATGCCAGTGAAATCCACTTGTCCTGCGGTGGGTACTCCCCTGGGATGATGAACTTCTGTCTGTTCAATCCCATCCGACAGGGCCCTGTTCGAGAACGGCTGCTGACCGAGCCCGTGATGACGGGAATCCTCACCCGCATGGCCACGGCCTGGGAGCCGGACTACGCGATGGTCAGCTCCTCCGAGATGGTCGAGGCCACGCGAAAGCAGGAGGGTGAGGTCCGCGTGGGTTGGCTCACGTACCTGTCCCGGCGCCTGGGCGCGCTTCCTCCTCTGCCCGCGCCGGTGCGCATCGAGCCGGTGGGAGACCTCGGGTGGTTGCTGGTCCTCTCTTCCGAGCCCCTGTCGGCGGGCAATCCCGAGCATGTGGCGTTCACGGCGTCCATCCGCGAACGCTTGGACCGCGCCGGCCTCATCGCGCTCCCGCCTCCCGCCTAG
- a CDS encoding Tox-REase-5 domain-containing protein: MRGRALLGVWLAVWCLGASGCATLAAHEGGAGGFPASPGNGFLQVQEASGLAPDVWHAEGTALDLERARALWAALARTPLTPRAFAPRRVLAWLLSEVLQGGEPVVHAELQRRAQRFERLVLVRPDGYLVTALGGHPLQRRGPVLLVDGQWRVGHLVVGDFYVSHGGVLYPATEALRRAEGPPVAELGLERDWLNAALDGAQDAVGEMAVALAETVRHPIRSVEGLAQLPSGVAHLIASSPEYLARYGAISRQEQIREAARLSTHVLCLLGPGTGAVGRLGGLGAELPALSLSARGELTLAAVRVGSGSAALARPGALTVLHMARAPSGKTGRPGPGHWTYKTPTTTSEEALAFQAQVTGRPAWWVYMVEDVEFDGFTGTVLLEAKGPGYCAFFNADGTPKYWYRNSGKFDQMMEQAKRQRDVSIQSGIPVIWHVADAKVADFLRRLFQRYDWRSIDVRHTPPRQ; this comes from the coding sequence ATGCGAGGCCGCGCACTGCTCGGGGTGTGGCTGGCGGTGTGGTGCCTGGGGGCGAGCGGCTGCGCCACGCTCGCCGCTCACGAAGGTGGCGCGGGAGGTTTTCCCGCGTCGCCCGGGAATGGCTTCCTCCAGGTCCAGGAGGCCAGCGGGCTGGCTCCAGACGTCTGGCACGCCGAGGGCACGGCGCTGGACCTGGAGCGGGCGCGCGCGCTGTGGGCGGCGTTGGCGCGGACACCGCTCACCCCGCGTGCCTTCGCACCCCGGCGAGTGCTCGCGTGGCTGTTGAGCGAAGTGCTCCAGGGTGGCGAGCCGGTGGTCCACGCCGAGCTCCAGCGGCGGGCGCAGCGCTTCGAGCGTCTGGTGCTGGTGCGTCCGGATGGCTACCTGGTGACGGCGCTCGGGGGGCATCCGCTCCAGCGCAGGGGCCCGGTGCTCCTGGTCGATGGCCAATGGCGGGTGGGGCACCTCGTCGTGGGCGACTTCTATGTCTCGCACGGAGGCGTCCTCTACCCGGCGACGGAGGCCCTGCGGCGCGCGGAGGGTCCCCCCGTCGCGGAACTGGGCCTGGAGCGGGACTGGCTCAACGCGGCCCTGGATGGGGCCCAGGACGCGGTGGGGGAGATGGCGGTCGCGCTCGCGGAGACGGTGCGACATCCCATCCGGAGCGTGGAGGGCCTCGCGCAACTGCCGAGCGGGGTCGCGCACCTCATCGCCTCGTCACCCGAGTACCTCGCGCGCTACGGCGCCATATCCCGGCAGGAGCAGATCCGCGAGGCGGCGCGTCTGTCCACGCATGTGCTCTGCTTGCTGGGCCCCGGTACGGGGGCCGTGGGGCGGCTGGGCGGGCTGGGCGCGGAACTGCCCGCGTTGTCGCTCTCCGCGCGGGGCGAGTTGACGTTGGCCGCGGTTCGCGTGGGGTCGGGGTCCGCCGCCTTGGCGCGCCCGGGGGCGCTCACGGTGCTCCACATGGCGCGAGCTCCCTCCGGGAAGACGGGCCGCCCGGGACCGGGCCACTGGACGTACAAGACGCCCACCACGACCTCCGAGGAGGCGCTGGCGTTTCAGGCGCAGGTGACGGGGCGCCCGGCGTGGTGGGTGTACATGGTGGAAGACGTGGAATTCGATGGCTTCACGGGCACGGTGTTGCTCGAGGCCAAGGGCCCGGGCTACTGCGCTTTCTTCAACGCGGACGGGACGCCCAAGTACTGGTACAGGAACTCGGGGAAGTTCGACCAGATGATGGAACAGGCGAAGCGGCAGCGAGACGTGTCCATTCAGTCTGGGATTCCCGTGATCTGGCATGTGGCGGATGCCAAGGTCGCCGATTTTCTTCGTCGGCTCTTCCAGCGGTACGACTGGAGGAGCATCGACGTTCGCCATACCCCACCCAGGCAGTGA